The nucleotide sequence GCTGCGACCATGGCCGCGATCGAGCGCGCCGGCGCGCACTACGCGGCGCGCAACGCCGCGTTCGTCGAGCGGCTCGCGAACGAGGGGGTGCCGGCGGATGCGGGGGACGGCCTGAACCTGTGGATCCCGCTCCCGGTGCCCGCGCGGGCGGTGTCGGAGCAGCTCATGCGTCGCGGGTGGCTCGCGCGCGCGGGCGACGACTTCGCGCTCGGCGGCGACGGGCCTTCTCGCCGCCTCCGACTCACGGTTCACGACCTCGACGACACGGACGCCGAACGGCTCGCGGTCGACGTGGCCGCGGCCGTGCGCGCGGCGGGTGGGCGGCTCGTCACGCGCGAAGTGGCATGATCGAGCGGTGAAGATCCTCTCGATCCAGTCCGCGGTCGCCTACGGCCACGTCGGCAACTCCGCCGCTGTCTTCCCGCTGCAGCGCATCGGCGTCGAGGTCATGCCGGTGTACACCGTGAACTTCTCGAATCACACCGGGTACGGCGCATGGCGCGGCCCGATGATCGATCCCGACGACGTGCGCGACGTCGTCGCCGGCATCGAGGACCGCGGCGTCTTCCCGCAGATCGACGTCGTCCTCTCGGGCTACCAAGGTGGTGACGGTATCGCCGATGTCATCCTCGACACGGTCGCGCGGGTGAAGGAGGCGAACCCCGCCGCCATCTACGCATGCGACCCGGTGATGGGCAACGCGAAGTCCGGCTGCTTCGTGGCTCCCGCGATCCCGGCGCTGCTGCGCGACCGCGTGGTGCCCGCCGCCGACATCATCACCCCGAACCAGTTCGAGCTGGGCTTCCTCACCGAGACCGAGCCGTCGGATCTCGACTCGACCCTCGCCTCCGCGGACGCCGCGCGTGCGATGGGCCCGCGCACCGTGCTGGTGACGAGCGTCGAGCGCCCGGATCGCGCCGAGGGCACGATCGAGATGCTCGCGGTCACCGACGACGGCGCGTGGATCGTGCAGACGCCGCACATCCCGATGAAGGCCAACGGCTCGGGCGATGTCACGGCGGCGCTCTTCACGGCGCATCACCGCCGGACCGGCGATGCGGCCGACGCCCTTGCCCGCACCACCTCGAGCGTCTTCGACCTTCTCGAGCGCACCCACGCCTCTGGCGAGCGTGAGCTGCAGCTCATCGAATCGCAGGACGCCTACGCGAACCCGCGCCTGCAGTTCGAGGTCACGCAGGTCCGCTGAAGCGCAGGTCAGGCGTTCCAGGCGTCATAGATCGCACGGCGCACGTCACCGAGGAGCTGCGGCAGGGCCTTCGTCTTCGCGATGATCGGGAAGAAGTTCGCGTCGGAACCCCACCGCGGCACGATGTGCTGGTGCAGGTGCTCGTCGACGCCGGCGCCGGCGACATGACCCTGGTTCATCCCGATGTTGAAGCCGTCGCAGCGGGAGACCTGACGGAGCACGCGCATGCCCTGCTGTGTGATCAGCCCGATCTCGGCGACCTCTTCGTCGGTCGCCTCGTCGTACGTCGCGATGTGGCGGTACGGGCACACGAGCAGGTGACCCGAGTTGTACGGGAAGAGGTTCAGCAGCGCGTACGCCGTCCGGCCCCGGAAGACGATGAGACCGTCCTCGTCGGACTTTCGCGGCGCCTCGCAGAACGGGCACTCCTTGCGCAGCACCTCAGGGCCGGCCTGGATGTACGCCATGCGGTGCGGCGTCCAGAGGCGCTGGAACTCGTCCGGCACCCCCGCGAGGGTCGCGGCGTCGACGAGCGCGGGGTTCGCGGCATCCGACTCCGGATTGCCGCGCGACGCGACCTCGTCGAGGCTCACGCGCCTTTCGACAGGCTCAGGGACCGTGACTTCGCGTTCGCGACTCCCCGCAAGCGGGTCGTCGTTCACGCGAAGTCCTCCGCGGTGTTGACCAGCGCATGGGAGGCGATCGCCTCCCGGACGCGGCGGAGGGCGTCGGCGATCGGCACGCCGTTCTCCTGCGAGCCGTCGCGGAAGCGGAACGACACGGTGTCACCTGCCTGGTCCTGCGCGCCCGCGATGAGCTGGAGCGGGACTTTCTGGGTGGTGTGCGTGCGGATCTTCTTCTGCATGCGGTCGTCGGAGTGATCGAGCTCGGCTCGCACGCCCTCGGCCTTCAGCTGGTCGATGACCGCGCCGAGGTAGTCCGCGAAGTCCTCGGCGACGGGAATGCCGACCACCTGGACGGGCGACAGCCACACCGGGAACGCGCCGGCGTAGTGCTCGAGCAGGATCGCGAAGAAGCGCTCGATCGAGCCGAACAGCGCGCGGTGGATCATGATCGGCCGCTTCTTCTGACCGTCGCGGTCCGTGTACTCCAGCTCGAAGC is from Microbacterium sp. LWH3-1.2 and encodes:
- the pdxY gene encoding pyridoxal kinase PdxY — translated: MKILSIQSAVAYGHVGNSAAVFPLQRIGVEVMPVYTVNFSNHTGYGAWRGPMIDPDDVRDVVAGIEDRGVFPQIDVVLSGYQGGDGIADVILDTVARVKEANPAAIYACDPVMGNAKSGCFVAPAIPALLRDRVVPAADIITPNQFELGFLTETEPSDLDSTLASADAARAMGPRTVLVTSVERPDRAEGTIEMLAVTDDGAWIVQTPHIPMKANGSGDVTAALFTAHHRRTGDAADALARTTSSVFDLLERTHASGERELQLIESQDAYANPRLQFEVTQVR
- a CDS encoding HIT family protein, giving the protein MPDEFQRLWTPHRMAYIQAGPEVLRKECPFCEAPRKSDEDGLIVFRGRTAYALLNLFPYNSGHLLVCPYRHIATYDEATDEEVAEIGLITQQGMRVLRQVSRCDGFNIGMNQGHVAGAGVDEHLHQHIVPRWGSDANFFPIIAKTKALPQLLGDVRRAIYDAWNA